One window of Quercus robur chromosome 12, dhQueRobu3.1, whole genome shotgun sequence genomic DNA carries:
- the LOC126708017 gene encoding pentatricopeptide repeat-containing protein At4g21065-like: protein MASLPSVAVTRTLKLDPDFRKHPTTEKSPSFSYQRNQTLTHLDGSSEKRSVDFREALSMMKEGTKFESSYYVPLLQECINKNSVSEAQIVHGHIMKTVTQEDLFVMTFLINVYAKCGSMENAQKVFDNLLRRNVVSWTTLMTGYVQNSQPEIAIQIFQEMLEAGAYPTNYTLGTALNACSSLYSVMLGKQFHAYIIKYQIDFDTSVGNALCSFYSKLGNLESAIKAFQRIREKNVISWTAVISACGDNGEAARGLRFFAEMLAEDIIPNEFTLTSLLSLCCTMLSLGVGAQIHSLSIKLGYMSSLPIKNSIMYLYLKCGCISEAEKLFDKMETFSLVTWNAIISGHSQMMDFAEDDLSAYQSGCEALNIFFKLNQSGMKPDLFTFSSILTVCSRLVAVEQGEQIHAQIIKSGFLSEVVVGTALINMYNKCGSIEKATKAFVEMNTRTMILWTSMITGFSQHGQSQQALQLFEDMRLAGVRPNQITFVGVLSACSHAGMVKEALSYFEMMQKVYKIRPVMDHFACLIDMFVRLGRLNEAFDFIKKNDFEPNEFIWSLLMAGCRSHGNLELGFYAAEQLLKLKPKDTETYVLVLNMYLSAGRWKDVSRVRKMMKEEKLKKLHDWSWISIKNKVYSFKPNDKSHFRSADIYKSLENLLDQAKSLGYESLETLEVTDGDEEKTYSSTAYHSEKLAIAFGLLNTPNAAPIRVIKSIFMCRDCHNFVKFISLLTAREIVIRDSKRLHKFVNGHCSCGEFSGLF, encoded by the exons ATGGCTTCTTTGCCTTCAGTTGCTGTTACTCGCACTCTCAAACTCGACCCAGATTTCAGGAAGCACCCCACCACCGAAAAG AGTCCAAGCTTCTCATATCAGAGAAATCAGACACTGACCCATTTGGATGGAAGTTCAGAAAAAAGGTCGGTGGACTTCCGAGAAGCACTTTCAATGATGAAAGAGGGGACGAAGTTCGAATCTTCTTATTATGTCCCCCTCTTGCAAGAATGCATAAACAAAAATTCGGTTTCGGAAGCACAGATTGTTCATGGGCATATTATGAAAACAGTAACACAAGAAGATTTGTTTGTCATGACGTTCCTGATTAATGTTTATGCAAAATGTGGAAGCATGGAAAATGCTCAGAAGGTCTTTGACAATTTGCTTAGAAGAAATGTTGTTTCATGGACAACCCTAATGACTGGTTATGTTCAAAATTCGCAGCCTGAGATTGCCATCCAGATTTTCCAAGAAATGTTGGAGGCTGGGGCTTATCCTACAAATTACACTCTAGGAACTGCTTTGAATGCTTGTTCTTCATTGTACTCTGTCATGTTGGGGAAGCAATTTCATGCCTATATTATCAAATACCAGATTGACTTTGACACAAGTGTTGGCAATGCCCTTTGTAGCTTTTACTCCAAACTTGGCAACTTAGAATCTGCTATTAAAGCCTTTCAGAGGATTAGGGAAAAGAATGTGATCTCATGGACTGCAGTTATATCGGCTTGTGGTGATAATGGAGAAGCTGCAAGGGGTTTGAGGTTTTTTGCTGAGATGCTTGCTGAGGACATCATACCCAATGAGTTCACCTTGACTAGTCTCTTGAGCTTGTGTTGTACAATGCTGTCTTTGGGTGTAGGGGCACAAATTCACTCATTAAGCATTAAACTTGGCTATATGTCCTCTCTACCCATTAAAAATTCTATCATGTATTTGTATCTTAAATGTGGATGTATTAGTGAGGCTGAgaaattgtttgataaaatggaAACTTTTAGCCTGGTTACATGGAATGCAATCATTTCTGGCCACTCCCAGATGATGGATTTTGCAGAGGATGATCTTTCAGCATACCAAAGTGGATGTGAGGCacttaacattttctttaaattgaacCAGTCAGGCATGAAACCTGATTTATTCACCTTCTCAAGTATCCTAACTGTATGTAGTAGATTGGTGGCCGTAGAACAGGGGGAACAAATTCATGCTCAGATCATTAAATCTGGGTTTTTGTCAGAGGTGGTAGTCGGCACTGCACTAATTAATATGTATAATAAGTGTGGAAGCATTGAGAAAGCAACTAAGGCTTTTGTGGAGATGAATACAAGAACTATGATATTGTGGACTTCTATGATTACAGGTTTTTCTCAGCATGGCCAGTCTCAACAAGCGCTGCAGCTCTTTGAGGATATGAGACTAGCTGGTGTTAGACCAAACCAGATTACTTTTGTGGGTGTTCTATCTGCTTGTAGCCACGCTGGAATGGTCAAGGAAGCTCTCAGTTACTTTGAGATGATGCAAAAGGTATATAAGATTAGGCCTGTAATGGACCACTTTGCATGCCTGATTGATATGTTTGTGAGGTTGGGTCGGTTAAATGAAGCTTttgattttatcaagaaaaatgattttgagcCCAATGAGTTTATATGGTCGCTCTTGATGGCTGGATGTAGAAGTCATGGGAATTTAGAATTGGGTTTTTATGCTGCTGAACAATTACTCAAGCTCAAACCAAAAGACACCGAAACTTATGTCTTGGTGTTGAATATGTACCTCTCTGCTGGTAGATGGAAGGATGTTTCTAGGGTGAGAAAAATGATGAAAGAAGAGAAGCTCAAAAAGTTACATGATTGGAGCTGGATTAGCATAAaaaacaaggtttattcattTAAACCAAATGACAAGTCACATTTTCGTAGTGCAGATATTTACAAATCATTGGAGAACTTGCTCGACCAGGCAAAGAGCCTTGGTTATGAGTCACTAGAAACTTTGGAGGTAACCGATGGCGATGAAGAAAAGACATACTCTTCTACTGCATATCACAGTGAAAAGTTGGCCATTGCATTTGGGTTGTTGAACACGCCAAATGCTGCACCAATACGAGTTATCAAGAGTATCTTTATGTGCAGGGACTGCCATAATTTTGTTAAGTTCATCTCATTACTGACTGCTAGGGAAATTGTCATTCGAGATAGCAAGCGGCTTCATAAATTTGTCAATGGACACTGTTCTTGTGGAGAATTTAGTGGTCTTTTTTGA